Proteins from one Leptonema illini DSM 21528 genomic window:
- a CDS encoding SixA phosphatase family protein yields the protein MILYLIRHGLAAESALQHSTEDDLRRPLTDDGRKKTKRAARGMAALYPAPDIILTSSALRSVQTAEVLSGVWKCRDIRSVSALNPGAEMKDYVSALNDLAADEGSLDELRIAVVTHQPELGEFLGHMIENNIRRDEDRRFVYQPAACARFELKKASLAVVELSDEGAALEAFFSPGTLRRIAKM from the coding sequence ATGATTCTTTATTTGATCCGTCACGGGCTTGCCGCCGAAAGCGCGCTGCAACACAGTACCGAAGACGACCTGCGGCGGCCCCTGACCGACGACGGTCGCAAAAAGACGAAGCGGGCCGCTCGCGGAATGGCCGCCCTGTATCCTGCGCCAGATATCATCCTCACGTCATCGGCGCTTCGCTCGGTGCAGACGGCCGAGGTGCTGAGCGGGGTCTGGAAGTGTCGCGACATCCGATCCGTATCGGCGCTGAATCCTGGTGCTGAGATGAAGGACTACGTTTCGGCCCTGAACGATCTTGCCGCCGACGAAGGGTCGCTCGATGAGCTGCGTATCGCCGTCGTTACCCATCAGCCCGAACTGGGGGAGTTCCTCGGTCATATGATTGAGAACAACATCCGACGTGATGAAGATCGTCGCTTTGTCTACCAGCCGGCTGCCTGCGCCCGTTTTGAGCTCAAGAAGGCGTCGCTGGCCGTCGTCGAGCTCTCTGATGAAGGCGCCGCTCTTGAAGCCTTCTTCTCGCCTGGCACGCTGCGACGTATAGCGAAGATGTGA